One Mauremys mutica isolate MM-2020 ecotype Southern chromosome 9, ASM2049712v1, whole genome shotgun sequence DNA segment encodes these proteins:
- the AKAP14 gene encoding A-kinase anchor protein 14 isoform X1, translating to MYQLAWPTLPHVVSELVIMDVGDEDAIKEKAHILIEDVIRDAKEHLRDLQEKEREAEYIIQNIQWTSCKDFTVERGQQQIEEYMSQTWEFHESWLHWSDYLQEEELKYSRRYHYRVRWSIPTCRKPIPRATACIYFIIEISKIKPPTLPVEVFFILESNRLIHRPGQCRFREKWLKDIIENKRILMDSITF from the exons ATGTACCAATTAGCTTGGCCAACTCTCCCACACGTAGTGAGTGAG CTGGTGATAATGGATGTGGGAGATGAAGATGCTATCAAGGAAAAAGCGCACATTTTAATTGAGGATGTAATCAGGGATGCAAAAGAGCATCTGCGAGATTTGCAAGAAAAAGAGAGAG AAGCTGAGTACATCATCCAAAACATTCAATGGACCTCATGCAAGGACTTTACAGTGGAGAGGGGACAGCAGCAAATTGAGGAATACATGTCA CAGACGTGGGAGTTTCATGAGAGCTGGCTTCACTGGTCAGACTACCTCCAGGAAGAAGAACTGAAGTACAGCAGGAGGTACCATTACCGGGTTCGCTGGAGCATCCCAACATGTAGGAAGCCCATTCCACGAGCAACAGCATGCATCTATTTCATCATCGAGATCTCCAAAATTAAACCACCT ACCTTGCCGGTTGAGGTATTCTTCATTTTGGAGTCAAATAGGCTCATTCACAG ACCAGGACAGTGTCGGTTTAGAGAAAAGTGGCTCAAAGACATCATTGAAAACAAGAGGATTCTCATGGACAGCATAACTTTCTAA
- the AKAP14 gene encoding A-kinase anchor protein 14 isoform X2: MYQLAWPTLPHVVSELVIMDVGDEDAIKEKAHILIEDVIRDAKEHLRDLQEKEREAEYIIQNIQWTSCKDFTVERGQQQIEEYMSTWEFHESWLHWSDYLQEEELKYSRRYHYRVRWSIPTCRKPIPRATACIYFIIEISKIKPPTLPVEVFFILESNRLIHRPGQCRFREKWLKDIIENKRILMDSITF; the protein is encoded by the exons ATGTACCAATTAGCTTGGCCAACTCTCCCACACGTAGTGAGTGAG CTGGTGATAATGGATGTGGGAGATGAAGATGCTATCAAGGAAAAAGCGCACATTTTAATTGAGGATGTAATCAGGGATGCAAAAGAGCATCTGCGAGATTTGCAAGAAAAAGAGAGAG AAGCTGAGTACATCATCCAAAACATTCAATGGACCTCATGCAAGGACTTTACAGTGGAGAGGGGACAGCAGCAAATTGAGGAATACATGTCA ACGTGGGAGTTTCATGAGAGCTGGCTTCACTGGTCAGACTACCTCCAGGAAGAAGAACTGAAGTACAGCAGGAGGTACCATTACCGGGTTCGCTGGAGCATCCCAACATGTAGGAAGCCCATTCCACGAGCAACAGCATGCATCTATTTCATCATCGAGATCTCCAAAATTAAACCACCT ACCTTGCCGGTTGAGGTATTCTTCATTTTGGAGTCAAATAGGCTCATTCACAG ACCAGGACAGTGTCGGTTTAGAGAAAAGTGGCTCAAAGACATCATTGAAAACAAGAGGATTCTCATGGACAGCATAACTTTCTAA
- the AKAP14 gene encoding A-kinase anchor protein 14 isoform X3 — MDVGDEDAIKEKAHILIEDVIRDAKEHLRDLQEKEREAEYIIQNIQWTSCKDFTVERGQQQIEEYMSQTWEFHESWLHWSDYLQEEELKYSRRYHYRVRWSIPTCRKPIPRATACIYFIIEISKIKPPTLPVEVFFILESNRLIHRPGQCRFREKWLKDIIENKRILMDSITF, encoded by the exons ATGGATGTGGGAGATGAAGATGCTATCAAGGAAAAAGCGCACATTTTAATTGAGGATGTAATCAGGGATGCAAAAGAGCATCTGCGAGATTTGCAAGAAAAAGAGAGAG AAGCTGAGTACATCATCCAAAACATTCAATGGACCTCATGCAAGGACTTTACAGTGGAGAGGGGACAGCAGCAAATTGAGGAATACATGTCA CAGACGTGGGAGTTTCATGAGAGCTGGCTTCACTGGTCAGACTACCTCCAGGAAGAAGAACTGAAGTACAGCAGGAGGTACCATTACCGGGTTCGCTGGAGCATCCCAACATGTAGGAAGCCCATTCCACGAGCAACAGCATGCATCTATTTCATCATCGAGATCTCCAAAATTAAACCACCT ACCTTGCCGGTTGAGGTATTCTTCATTTTGGAGTCAAATAGGCTCATTCACAG ACCAGGACAGTGTCGGTTTAGAGAAAAGTGGCTCAAAGACATCATTGAAAACAAGAGGATTCTCATGGACAGCATAACTTTCTAA
- the LOC123377088 gene encoding NF-kappa-B-activating protein, with protein sequence MAPVSRSRSPPGTPGSRRKGSSSSSASPSPPRPSRPHRPASPEKRGRRSRSRERNGLKHSGHRRSRSWSRSRERTPGGPRSSSTHHGHHHHGGGGGGGGGKQWPDYYEKEKEEILRQRRLNERERIGELGAPEVWGLSPKFPDPDSDEHTPAEDEEAKSKKSSSSDSSSEEEKKKKKRRKERKRKRSKRKHRKHSGDSDSESESELNTSDEEDKKKTKKKKKKHRKKKSKKKKSKRSRKKSSDSSSEDSDDEALQGDDLWIERSKNTDADNLIGPEAPKMHASQDDRPLNYGHALLPGEGAAMAEYVKAGKRIPRRGEIGLTSEEIASFESSGYVMSGSRHRRMEAVRLRKENQIYSADEKRALASFNQEERRKRENKILASFREMVYRKTKGKEDK encoded by the exons ATGGCCCCGGTGTCCCGCTCTCgaagccccccagggaccccaggCTCCCGGCGgaagggcagcagcagctcctcggcgagcccctcccccccgagacCCAGCCGCCCCCACCGGCCCGCGTCTCCCGAGAAGCGGGGCCGGAGGTCGCGGTCCCGGGAGCGCAACGGCTTGAAGCACTCGGGCCACCGGCGGAGCCGCAGCTGGTCCCGCTCCCGGGAGCGCACGCCGGGCGGGCCGCGCTCCTCTTCCACTCACCACGGGCACCACCAccacggcggcggcggcggcggcggcggggggaagcAGTGGCCGGACTACTAcgagaaggagaaggaggagatCCTGCGGCAGAG GAgattaaatgagagagagaggattgGTGAACTGGGAGCACCTGAAGTCTGGGGACTGTCACCAAAGTTTCctgacccaga tTCTGATGAGCATACCCCAGCAGAAGATGAGGAGGCGAAATCTAAGAAGAGTAGCTCTTCAGATTCCAGTTCAGAAG aagagaaaaagaagaagaagaggaggaaggaaaggaaaagaaagaggtCCAAAAGAAAACACAGAAAGCATTCTGGGGACAGTGACAGCGAGTCTGAGTCTGAGCTAAACACCAGTG atgaggaagataaaaagaaaaccaagaagaagaaaaagaaacatcGAAA AAAGAAGTCTAAGAAAAAGAAGAGTAAGAGGAGTCGGAAGAAATCCAGTGATTCGAGTAGTGAAGATTCTGATGATGAAGCACTTCAAGGGGACGATCTCTGGATTGAGAGATCAA aaaATACAGATGCTGATAATTTAATTGGACCAGAAGCTCCAAAAATGCATGCATCTCAAGATGATAGGCCTTTGAA ctaTGGCCATGCTTTGCTGCCTGGTGAAGGTGCAGCTATGGCAGAGTACGTAAAGGCTGGAAAACGCATCCCTCGAAGAGGTGAAATTGGCCTGACCAGTGAAGAGATCGCATCATTTGAGAGCTCTGGTTATGTAATGAGTGGTAGcag GCATCGCCGAATGGAAGCTGTGCGTCTGCGTAAAGAGAACCAGATCTACAGTGCAGATGAGAAGAGAGCTCTGGCATCTTTCAACCAGGAGGAGAGACGGAAGCGAGAGAACAAGATCCTGGCTAGCTTCCGGGAGATGGTCTACAGAAAGACTAAGGGCAAAGAAGACAAATaa